In one window of Hevea brasiliensis isolate MT/VB/25A 57/8 chromosome 10, ASM3005281v1, whole genome shotgun sequence DNA:
- the LOC110664413 gene encoding uncharacterized protein LOC110664413, which produces MPLLKKKPFTLLEPPKDLKPHELVYQVRFTKEIFRDYQMYLNRTNLYRQRTWSCKISGKANLTFEEALVSEKHVAEKVQEIPKVLVAPALHIIQYSMLSLKDLADTIATKLQENLFVGAELHGEKGGGLCPCKIVKVLDEGTVKTQYEVAWLDKDNKILETSVAKRDDLIWKKFPFSRSILKSFIRESTYRSAPWVLHNNLAQKHGISCDPPPELKGKVFILDGRVISNKKRKDIEDRKNEADVDKEYGKHKKKKVEGEEVEATSKERNEDNQPLRDPITYPIDDLLVQPGADDPVFTDRPSPSRDFNIQMDCVGDLLMVWDFCSSFGRMLHLWLFSLEDFENAIRHKESNLILIFETHSALLRLLIKDNSEYFSAVPKRNQKFKITLINWTEYLCDFIEKINIPDLSTNVSTIKRGHYGLLDVKAKLWILRELVNQVLETDLVREKLDNHIEQRQMLGAIRRGEALEEGRKRRQEKEKFKVDSVDDKVMNGESMESAGNNPNALANENHHNENGEIAEKRKGESISAPEKHASYKSESCRSDIAPKKMKQNMGLEVLEENTKNSSSKMGAKQLKNEKKETVERRSKEQRDEYYEREMEKLVLRTNSLGKDRHYNRYWWFRRDGRIFVESSDSKLWGYYCCKEELDALMGSLNCKGEREKALHKQLKKFYSRICLELQKRSKDLAHKIALEEAVLRRSTRVRALPRENPTNAFLGYVNKWKED; this is translated from the exons ATGCCTCTGTTGAAGAAAAAGCCGTTCACTTTGTTGGAACCACCCAAGGATTTGAAGCCTCATGAACTTGTATATCAAGTTCGCTTCACGAAGGAGATATTTCGGGATTATCA GATGTATTTGAACCGAACAAATTTATATCGGCAGAGAACTTGGAGTTGCAAAATTAGTGGAAAAGCTAACTTGACTTTTGAAGAGGCTTTGGTGTCTGAAAAGCATGTGGCAGAGAAGGTTCAAGAGATACCCAAAGTGCTTGTGGCACCTGCATTGCATATTATACAATATA GTATGCTTTCATTGAAAGATCTTGCAGACACTATAGCAACAAAGCTGCAAGAAAATTTGTTTGTAGGTGCAGAATTGCATGGAGAAAAAGGTGGTGGTCTCTGTCCTTGCAAGATAGTAAAGGTGCTGGACGAGGGTACTGTTAAAACCCAATATGAGGTAGCATGGCTTGATAAGGATAATAAAATATTGGAAACTTCGGTTGCAAAAAGAGATGATTTAATATGGAAGAAGTTTCCTTTTAGTAGAAGCATTTTGAAGTCTTTTATTCGTGAGTCAACATACCGAAGTGCTCCTTGGGTGCTTCATAACAATTTGGCACAGAAGCATGGAATCTCATGTGACCCACCGCCAGAGTTAAAAGGCAAAGTTTTCATACTGGATGGACGAGTGATCtccaataagaaaagaaaagatataGAAGATAGAAAAAATGAAGCG GATGTAGATAAGGAATATGGAAAACATAAAAAGAAGAAAGTGGAGGGTGAGGAAGTTGAAGCAACAAGCAAGGAAAGAAATG AAGACAATCAACCATTGCGAGATCCCATCACATATCCCATCGATGATCTGTTGGTGCAGCCTGGGGCAGATGATCCAGTCTTCACTGACCGTCCTTCCCCTTCAAGAGACTTTAACATTCAGATGGATTGTGTTGGTGATCTTTTAATGGTTTGGGATTTTTGCTCCTCTTTTGGTAGGATGTTGCACTTATGGCTGTTCTCTCTTGAAGATTTTGAAAATGCTATCCGCCATAAGGAAAGTAATTTGATTCTTATTTTTGAAACACATTCTGCTCTTCTGCGGCTACTTATAAAAGACAATAGTGAATATTTTTCAGCTGTACCGAAAAGAAACCAGAAGTTCAAG ATAACATTAATTAATTGGACAGAGTATTTGTGTGATTTCATAGAAAAGATCAATATTCCTGATCTATCCACAAATGTATCGACAATTAAGCGTGGGCACTATGGTCTCTTAGATGTTAAAGCTAAATTGTGGATCCTTCGAGAATTGGTTAATCAAGTCCTTGAAACAGATCTTGTCAGGGAAAAGTTGGATAATCATATTGAACAGAGACAGATGCTTGGAGCCATAAGGAGGGGGGAAGCACTGGAGGAAGGTAGAAAAagaagacaagaaaaggaaaaatttaaAGTTGATTCTGTTGATGATAAAGTGATGAATGGAGAAAGTATGGAAAGTGCAGGAAACAATCCAAATGCATTGGCAAATGAGAACCATCATAACGAAAATGGAGAGATCGCAGAGAAAAGAAAGGGGGAGTCCATTTCAGCTCCAGAAAAACATGCATCGTATAAAAG TGAGAGCTGCCGCTCAGACATTGCACCAAAGAAAATGAAGCAAAATATGGGTTTGGAAGTCTtggaagaaaatacaaaaaattcATCTAGCAAAATGGGAGCTAAACAGTTGAAGAATGAGAAGAAGGAAACAGTAGAAAGGAGAAGCAAAGAGCAAAGG GACGAATATTATGAACGGGAGATGGAGAAACTAGTCTTACGCACCAATTCATTGGGTAAAGACAGACACTACAATAGGTATTGGTGGTTCCGACGTGATGGGAGGATCTTTGTTGAGAGTTCTGACTCCAAGCTATGGGGCTATTATTGTTGCAAGGAAGAG CTTGATGCATTGATGGGTTCATTGAACTGTAAGGGTGAGAGAGAGAAGGCTCTTCATAAACAGCTGAAGAAATTCTACAGCAGAATATG CTTAGAACTACAGAAGAGATCAAAAGATTTGGCTCACAAGATCGCATTGGAGGAGGCGGTGCTTCGGAGATCTACTCGTGTACGAGCTCTGCCAAGGGAAAATCCTACTAATGCTTTCCTTGGGTATGTTAACAAGTGGAAGGAAGACTAG